The genomic segment TAGTTTATTATTTAAATGAATATCAATAAATATGAAATGTCAGCTTTGCCTGACTTTTGTATTTTTATATAAATAGAAATTAGGTTAAAATGGACGAATTAATTAATCATCTTAAAAGTCAAGGCTTTATTTTTCAAGGATCTGAAATATACGGAGGGCTTGCTAATTCATGAGATTATGGTCCGTTGGGTGTTGAATTAAAAAATAAGTTAAAAAAAGCTTGATGAGATCATTTTGTAAGAAATAATCCTTTAAATGTTGGTTTAGATAGTTCTATTATATTGAATCCAAAAGTTTGGCAAGCCAGTGGTCATATTGATGGGTTTAATGATCCATTAATTGACTGCAAAAACTGTCACAGTAGATGAAGAGCGGATAAATTAATTGAAGAGTTTGATTCAAGTATTAATTCAGGTATCATGAATGAAAAAGATATTAAAGATTTTATTTATAAAAATCAAATAAAATGCCCTAAGTGTGGTTCATGTGATTATACTGAAATTAGAAAATTTGCTTTGATGTTCAAAACAAATCAAGGCGTGCTAGAAGATTCTGCATCATCTGTTTATTTAAGACCAGAAACTGCTCAAGGTATTTTTATAAACTTTAAAAATATTCAAAGATCTTTAAGAAAAAAATTACCTTTTGGAGTTGGACAAATTGGTAAATCTTTTAGAAATGAAATTACACCGGGAAACTTTATATTTAGAACCAGAGAGTTTGAACAAATGGAGTTAGAATTCTTTTTTAATGAAAATGATGAAAATGATTGATATAAGTATTGAGTTAATGAAGTGGATTGATTTTTGCAAAATGTTATTAAAATTAAAAAAGAAAATTATAGAATTAGAGAACACGAACAAGATGAGTTAGCACATTATTCAAAAGCGACAAGCGACATTGAATTTAAATTTCCGTTTGGTTGAGGTGAACTTTGGGGTATTGCTCATAGAGGAAATTTTGATTTGACAGTTCACAAAGAATTGTCAAAAGAAGATTTGACTTATTTAAATCCTATAGATAATACAAAAATTATACCAAGTGTTATTGAGCCTTCAGTTGGAGTTGAAAGATTAATACTGGCTTTATTATGTCAAGCATATGAAGAAGAAAAAATCGATGAAAGTAATTCTAGAATAGTGATGAAATTACCTAATAATATTGTTCCTTATCAAATTGCTATCATGCCATTACAAAAACAACAATCAGAAGAAGCAAATAAATTATTTAAAGATCTAATTGTTGATTTTGATGCTACTTATGATGAAACTGGAAATATTGGTAAAAGGTATAGAAGACAAGATGCTATAGGAACTCCTTTGGTTATTACTTGTGATTTCGACTCACAAGAAGATAACAGTGTAACTGTAAGATTTAGAGATTCTATGAAACAAGAAAGAGTCTCAAAAGATAAGTTAAAAGATTTTTTGAAATTTAATTTAGCTTAAAAGAGAGGCGGTGGTTTTATGTTGCCAAAAGAAGTTATTGATGATATTGTTGCAAAAACAGAAATTGTAAGTGTTGTTGGAGAGAGAATAACACTTGTGAAAAAAGGTCGAAACTTTTGAGCAGTATGCCCTTTTCACCAAGATACTAGTCCCTCAATGTCAGTTAGTAATGAAAAAAGGATTTACAAATGCTTTTCTTGCCAAGAAAGTGGTAACGTTATTGAGTTTGTTAAAAAATTTGATAATATTAGTTTTAACAAAGCAATTGAGAAAATTGCAAAATTCATAAATTTTGATATAAGTCAATATCAAAAAAAATTAAGCACCATTCAAAATAATCTTTTAAGCAAAATATATAAACTAAACTCTGAAGCTATGTCTTTTTTTAAATCAGGTTTAGCTACAAAAGATGGTAAATCAGCTATTGAATATCTAAAAAGCAGAAACATAAATCTTCAGCAAATAGACAAATTCAATATTGGATATATTTCAAAACAATCAAACTTAGCCCAACACCTGATGGATAAGGGATTTGAATTAAAAGATATTATTGAGTCTGGTTTGGGTAATTATGATGAAAATAATAAAAAAATAAAAAATATTTTTTCAGATCGAATTATTTTCGCAATAACAGATGAACAAAATAATGTGATTGGCTTTAGTGGTAGAAAAATTGAAGATAAGTCAGAAAGACCTAAATACTTAAACACTAAAGAAACTGAAGTTTTTCAAAAAAGAAAAATTGCTTATAACTTTTTATCCGCTAGCAAAAATGCCAGAATTAAAAAAGAAATAATAATTTTAGAAGGATATATGGATGTTATAAGTATGTGTGGTGCTGGTATTGATAATGTTATTGCATTAATGGGAACATCACTTTCAAGTTTTCACATTAAGTTATTCAAAACAATTAAAGATTGTGAAGTTAAAATATTTTTGGATGGTGATAAACCAGGTGTTGAAGCAAGTATAAAAGCTGCTAGTTTATTAATTGCAAATAAAATTAAAACATCAATAGTCTACAACATTACTACTAATGATCCTGATGAACTTATAAATCAAAATAAAAAAGATTTAGTTTTAAAAATGATAAGCGAATCAATTGAACCTTTAGAATTTGTAATTAAACAATTATGAAAATCAACTGATTCTAATAATTATGATTCTATTGCTAAATTTATTTCTTTGGTAGCTAATTTTGTTTTAAGTGCAAATAATCAAATACTTTATGATAAATCACTTGAGTTAATTCAAGATATATCTAAAGTTTCAAAGCCTGCTATAATTGAAATATTTAAGTCTAAAAGAAATTTTACAACTCATTCTAATAAAAATGAAAGTTTGGATGAACCAAAAAATCCAATTGATAAATCATTTAATAAAAGTGTTGAAAATAAGATAAGAGGATATCAAAATAGTGAAAATGCAATATTGCAAGAATTATTAAAAAGTAATCAGCATTTGAATTATATAAAGAAAAATATTTCAGATATTGAATTAAAAAATCAAGATAGTAGACATTTAATTCAAAAGGTTTTAAAAATATATGAAAACAATATAGGTATTTCTTCAAAAGAAATGTTGAATAAATTGCAAAGTGAAAATTCACCGCAGCTTAACGAAATAATTGAGTCAATAATTAATTCATTAGACTTTCAAATGCAATATTCAGATCCATTAAAAAGGTTAGATGATGCTTTTATTAAGATTAAAGAAAGACATAATGAAGAAGATATTTTTGAAATAAAACAACAATTGAACAAAAAAGAAATAACCGTTCTTGAAAGAGAAAAACTAACAAATACATTAAATGCAAGAATTGCAATGAGAAAAAAATTTAAATTAAATTTTTTAAAACAGGGAGAAAAATAATGAAAAAATATAATGACAAAGCTAAACTATCTTCAATAAAAACTATAGATGAGTTTTTAAAATATACAATTCAATGAGCCAAAGCAAATAATAATGAAATAACATCTGAAGAAGTTCAAAAAGAATTTAGTAAAATTTTTGTAAATGCTAGTGACAATGAGTATGAAAAAATATTAGAAGAAGTTCAAAAAAATGGAATTTCATTTATTGACCTTGAAGAAGATGATATTGATTTGGATGAAGATTTAGAAAAAATTGCTTTAATTGAAGATATCGAAGATAAAACAATAGAAGATGATTCTGATTCTGTAGATGATTTAATTGGTGAAAGAAGAGGTCCTGGAAGAAGACCTAAAGATTCAGGTAACACTAAGTATAGAGTCGGAAGTATTTCAAATGAAACTAAAATTCAAGATATTATTAAAACATACTTTTCAGCTATTGGACAGACAAAAATTTTAAGCAAAGATCAAGAGACTGTTTATGCTAAACTTGCAAAATCTAATATTCCTGAAGAAATTAAAGAAGGAAGAGAAATGTTGATTACTTCTAACTTGAAGTTGGTTATATCAGTTGCTAGAAAACATTTAAATAGAGGATTAGATTTTGCTGATTTAATAGAAGAAGGAAATATTGGTTTAATTAAGGCTGTTGATAAATTTGATTATTTAAAGGGTTTTAAATTTTCAACATATGCAACCTGATGAATTCGCCAAGCAATAACAAGAGCTATTGCGGATCAAGCAAGAACTATTAGAATACCAGTTCATATGGTTGAAACAATTAATAAACTTGCAAGAATTGAAAGACAACTAACTCAAGAATTAGGTAGAGAACCAACATTTTTAGAAATTGCTGAAAGAATGGGTGGAGATATTACTCCTGAAAAAGTTGTTGAAATTAAAAAAATAGCAGTAGAACCTGTAAGTTTAGAAAAACCATTTGGCGATGAAGACGATACTCATTTTGGTGATTTTGTTGAAGATAAAGACATGGTTTCACCTTCTGACTTTACTGAAAAGGAGGTATTAAGAAATATTTTTGACAAAATATTTGAAGAAATGCCAGCAAGAGAAGAAAAAGTTATAAGAATGAGATATGGGATTGTACCAACAAAAGTTAGAACTTTGATAAGACTTGCTGAAGAAAGTGGCGATACAACTTCTGAAGAATTAAAAAAAGATATTGCAAAATTTGATATTCATTTAGAAACCCCTGTAGAAAAAATCAGAACAATTCAATCTAAAATCATTCAAGAGCATTTATTAAAATACGAAGCTTCAAAAACATTACAAGAAGTTGGTATTGAATTAAATGTTACAAGAGAAAGAATTAGACAAATAGAAAATAAAACAATTAGAAAATTAAAACAACCAACATCAAATAATAAGACTGGAAAAGTTTTAAAAGAATTTTATAAAGGATAAGTATGTTAAGTAAAAGATTGAGTAAGGTGGCAGATTTAATTAATGACTGTAATAATGTTGCAGATATTGGAACTGATCATGCTTATTTACCCATTTTTTTAGTGCAAAACAGTAAAGCTAAGTGTGCATTTGCAATTGATGTAAATAGCGAACCATTAGCAGAAGCTTTAAAAAACATTCAATTAGCAAACTTAACAAATAAAATAACAACAATCAAAAGTAACGGATTTGATTTTATAAATAATAAAGATATTAGTTTAGATGTAGTTACAATTTGTGGATTAGGCTCTCCTACCATAGTTAATATTTTGTCATCTTGAAAAAAACCACAAGGTCAAATTATAGTTTGTTCTAACACAGAAGTTTCTCCTATAAGACAATGAGCTTTTAAAAATAATTTTGAAATATTATTTGAAGACTTTTTTGTTGATCAAAAAAAACATTATTGATTGCTGCAAATAAGTACAGAGTTCAAAAGTTCAATTTTAAAAAAAGATTTACTGCTTGGAAATAAAAATTATTTTATAAATAATCAAAATTATTTATTTTACTTAAATAATGAAATTAATAAATATAAAAGTATACTTTTAAAATTGAATAAAAAAAATCATAGCGAACAATATAAAAAGACTGTTAAAAAAATAAAATTAATAGAAGGTTATGTAAATGCAATTAATAAAATTAGCTAAATATTTAGAAAAAAAGTTTCCTTCAAATAAAGCTGGAGAATGAGATAAAGTAGGGTTTCAGTTATTTGATAAAAAAATGATTAATTTTGAACAAGAAATTTCCAATATTTTTATTACCTTGGACTTAACATCAGGTTCTTTTGAAGAAATTAAAAAAACTAAACCTAATTTTATAATCACAAGACATCCATTTATATTTAAAGAATTAGATAAAGAAAAAAAGAACCCTTTTAAAAAAGAGGTTATTAAATATTTAAAAAATAATAATGTATTGGTTTTTTCTATTCACACAAATTATGATTATTGTGCCTATCAAACTTTTATAGAAATTGCATGTAGTGATTTTGAAGTTAAAAAAATAGAAAAACCTAATTCACAAAAAGATTTTTTAGAAATTAAATTTAAAAAAAGTATCAACCAAAATGAGTTAATAAAAAAACTTAAAAAAACTTTTGAAACTGATGATATTCAAATAAGCAAAAATATTGTTATGCAAGAACTCATTGATAATATATATATTAATCAAGGAAGCGGTGCATCATCTATATCAAATAATAGTTTATCTGACTGCACATTTGTAACTGGAGAAGCCAAATGAAGTGATTGAATTTATGCTAATGACAATAATGTTAAGTTAATAACTGTGGGTCATTATATGGAAAATTACTTTATTCAAGATTTAAATAAAAAACTATCAGATAATTTTAAAGATTTAAAAATAAAAAGTTATGATATAACTAATCAATATAAAAAGTACAAGGAGAATTAAAATGTCATTTTCAAATTTTGGTTTTAAAAAATTTATTAACGACACTTTAGTTGAAATAGATTTTTTTAACCCAACAAAAATTCAAGAAAAGATTATTCCATTAATCAAAAAACATCAAAATGTTGTTGCCTTATCACACACAGGAACTGGAAAAACTCATGCTTTTTTATTGCCTATTTTAAATAATTTAAAAGATAAAGAAAAACAACAA from the Entomoplasma ellychniae genome contains:
- a CDS encoding glycine--tRNA ligase, giving the protein MDELINHLKSQGFIFQGSEIYGGLANSWDYGPLGVELKNKLKKAWWDHFVRNNPLNVGLDSSIILNPKVWQASGHIDGFNDPLIDCKNCHSRWRADKLIEEFDSSINSGIMNEKDIKDFIYKNQIKCPKCGSCDYTEIRKFALMFKTNQGVLEDSASSVYLRPETAQGIFINFKNIQRSLRKKLPFGVGQIGKSFRNEITPGNFIFRTREFEQMELEFFFNENDENDWYKYWVNEVDWFLQNVIKIKKENYRIREHEQDELAHYSKATSDIEFKFPFGWGELWGIAHRGNFDLTVHKELSKEDLTYLNPIDNTKIIPSVIEPSVGVERLILALLCQAYEEEKIDESNSRIVMKLPNNIVPYQIAIMPLQKQQSEEANKLFKDLIVDFDATYDETGNIGKRYRRQDAIGTPLVITCDFDSQEDNSVTVRFRDSMKQERVSKDKLKDFLKFNLA
- a CDS encoding tRNA (adenine(22)-N(1))-methyltransferase — protein: MLSKRLSKVADLINDCNNVADIGTDHAYLPIFLVQNSKAKCAFAIDVNSEPLAEALKNIQLANLTNKITTIKSNGFDFINNKDISLDVVTICGLGSPTIVNILSSWKKPQGQIIVCSNTEVSPIRQWAFKNNFEILFEDFFVDQKKHYWLLQISTEFKSSILKKDLLLGNKNYFINNQNYLFYLNNEINKYKSILLKLNKKNHSEQYKKTVKKIKLIEGYVNAINKIS
- a CDS encoding sigma-70 family RNA polymerase sigma factor, whose translation is MKKYNDKAKLSSIKTIDEFLKYTIQWAKANNNEITSEEVQKEFSKIFVNASDNEYEKILEEVQKNGISFIDLEEDDIDLDEDLEKIALIEDIEDKTIEDDSDSVDDLIGERRGPGRRPKDSGNTKYRVGSISNETKIQDIIKTYFSAIGQTKILSKDQETVYAKLAKSNIPEEIKEGREMLITSNLKLVISVARKHLNRGLDFADLIEEGNIGLIKAVDKFDYLKGFKFSTYATWWIRQAITRAIADQARTIRIPVHMVETINKLARIERQLTQELGREPTFLEIAERMGGDITPEKVVEIKKIAVEPVSLEKPFGDEDDTHFGDFVEDKDMVSPSDFTEKEVLRNIFDKIFEEMPAREEKVIRMRYGIVPTKVRTLIRLAEESGDTTSEELKKDIAKFDIHLETPVEKIRTIQSKIIQEHLLKYEASKTLQEVGIELNVTRERIRQIENKTIRKLKQPTSNNKTGKVLKEFYKG
- a CDS encoding Nif3-like dinuclear metal center hexameric protein, with the translated sequence MQLIKLAKYLEKKFPSNKAGEWDKVGFQLFDKKMINFEQEISNIFITLDLTSGSFEEIKKTKPNFIITRHPFIFKELDKEKKNPFKKEVIKYLKNNNVLVFSIHTNYDYCAYQTFIEIACSDFEVKKIEKPNSQKDFLEIKFKKSINQNELIKKLKKTFETDDIQISKNIVMQELIDNIYINQGSGASSISNNSLSDCTFVTGEAKWSDWIYANDNNVKLITVGHYMENYFIQDLNKKLSDNFKDLKIKSYDITNQYKKYKEN
- the dnaG gene encoding DNA primase; amino-acid sequence: MLPKEVIDDIVAKTEIVSVVGERITLVKKGRNFWAVCPFHQDTSPSMSVSNEKRIYKCFSCQESGNVIEFVKKFDNISFNKAIEKIAKFINFDISQYQKKLSTIQNNLLSKIYKLNSEAMSFFKSGLATKDGKSAIEYLKSRNINLQQIDKFNIGYISKQSNLAQHLMDKGFELKDIIESGLGNYDENNKKIKNIFSDRIIFAITDEQNNVIGFSGRKIEDKSERPKYLNTKETEVFQKRKIAYNFLSASKNARIKKEIIILEGYMDVISMCGAGIDNVIALMGTSLSSFHIKLFKTIKDCEVKIFLDGDKPGVEASIKAASLLIANKIKTSIVYNITTNDPDELINQNKKDLVLKMISESIEPLEFVIKQLWKSTDSNNYDSIAKFISLVANFVLSANNQILYDKSLELIQDISKVSKPAIIEIFKSKRNFTTHSNKNESLDEPKNPIDKSFNKSVENKIRGYQNSENAILQELLKSNQHLNYIKKNISDIELKNQDSRHLIQKVLKIYENNIGISSKEMLNKLQSENSPQLNEIIESIINSLDFQMQYSDPLKRLDDAFIKIKERHNEEDIFEIKQQLNKKEITVLEREKLTNTLNARIAMRKKFKLNFLKQGEK